The following are encoded together in the Leguminivora glycinivorella isolate SPB_JAAS2020 chromosome 18, LegGlyc_1.1, whole genome shotgun sequence genome:
- the LOC125235926 gene encoding putative nuclease HARBI1 → MENQLAELVVEPSGQFHNFTRMSVTDFEYLLQKVSPLISKKDTPKRDAIPAKVRLAITLRFLASGDSFESLHFLFKVSSSIISIIVPEVCIALNAVLKDQIKLPQDPQSWLQLEKGFKFPHCLGAMDGKHVVMQSPVHSGTEYYNYKRSFSIVLLALVDGNYNFVFAEIGSQGRISDGGVFQNSRLWQKMCSNNLNLPTPRPLPGRTREVPYVFLADGAFALTTHVMKPYPGRHNEQTAKRIFNKKLSSSRVAVENVFGILASRFRVFRKPLLLSPEKTTVITMTCVLLHNFLRKSITSSSIYTPPGTIDVYDQNNELVSPGSWRNEIEDTFYLFLFYLFI, encoded by the exons ATGGAAAATCAATTGGCGGAACTAGTAGTGGAACCTTCTGGTCAATTTCACAATTTTACAAGAATGTCCGTAACAGACTTTGAATATTTGTTGCAAAAAGTTTCTCCGTTAATATCGAAGAAGGATACACCTAAAAGAGACGCAATACCAGCCAAAGTTCGCTTGGCAATTACTTTGAGATTTTTGGCCAGCGGTGATAGCTTCGAAAGTCTGCATTTTCTGTTCAAAGTTTCTAGCTCCATAATATCAATAATTGTACCTGAAGTGTGTATTGCGTTAAACGCAGTATTGAAAGATCAAATTAAG cTGCCACAGGATCCCCAATCATGGCTACAACTAGAAAAAGGGTTCAAATTTCCACACTGTCTGGGAGCTATGGATGGAAAACATGTCGTCATGCAATCTCCTGTACATAGTGGTACAGAATACTACAACTATAAAAGGAGTTTCAGCATTGTACTCCTTGCTTTAGTTGATGgcaattataattttgtttttgcTGAAATCGGAAGTCAGGGTCGAATTAGTGACGGTGGTGTCTTTCAAAATAGTCGactatggcaaaaaatgtgctCAAATAATTTAAACTTGCCAACACCACGACCACTTCCTGGTAGAACAAGAGAAGTCCCATATGTTTTTCTAGCAGACGGAGCATTTGCATTAACGACTCATGTGATGAAGCCATATCCTGGAAGGCATAATGAACAAACTGCAAAACGTATATTTAATAAGAAACTTTCGTCTTCACGCGTTGCAGTTGAAAATGTGTTTGGGATACTAGCTTCAAGATTCAGAGTATTTCGAAAACCTTTACTTCTGAGCCCAGAAAAAACAACTGTGATTACTATGACTTGTGTACTACTACACAATTTCTTAAGAAAGAGTATTACTTCATCGTCAATATACACACCTCCTGGTACTATAGATGTTTACGACCAAAACAATGAACTGGTATCGCCGGGGTCATGGAGGAACGAAATTGAAgacacattttatttatttttattttatttatttatttaa
- the LOC125236138 gene encoding uncharacterized protein LOC125236138 — protein MHPKGPKKEQVTDKMDEILLIRLRITSEKIGAELETIPSTVRSENIGQAQVVYNRLQAAVNRLNANLSEYFRLATTPASDEIFLISGQQLLAEETLAELKAKIDQDRPRVSTGFIPNVKLRGVPESYVLADDGSLSGQVQILIGNDYYFNIIYETKIQLDSNLFLVDSALGWIVSGKTEPQLEEESYVVTYAQTCIEMKLHQPDSPLCEGDIKNLWELECIGICDSPKATREEEAIKNFNETTVKINNRYTVSWPWITYPPDLPNNFGIDFGRLSSLLKRMDQETLMSYDDTFKQQKIVRQVLWTDSQIVIEWCKSNKLLPPFVARRVEEIKTNKDLEIRYVPSSLNPTDVGTRPLRAEEDKEKWLNGPQFITEDPQKWPTTSGSEPTSSLLTGEGLGFQEDIEMVDKEDPVVNVNPMETEEIITANEMIGNNQSTDDKLHKLKEIQAKYFPLEVEGKETNLSRNLGVSKDIDDLLRCKGRMKNANWSFDKRYPILIPKESDFTKEIIMKTHQENKHVGVSHTLDKIRETYWIPQGRSKVQRILKGCPECMKHDGGPYRLPETPALPKERVNYSSPFTYVGTDYLGPLLVNNGNGSCKRWISLYTCLAVRAIHLEVVKDLTAEEGLLALKRMISARGVPTLITSDNAAHYKLLSEILQDPYCIEKEIKWKFIPQLAPWHGGFYERLIGLTKNCMKKTLQKHLLNDSQLATTVKEIEAVLNTRPLTYVDSEPDHVLKPSDFLTMGKCIVMETSSMDPSTSHGTVTKDNLIKGWKKALIILREIKEMFENRYLLNLRERYSHHPKEPRVTSKLTPKIGQIVQIKGDTKNRINWKVGKIVSLKEGADGLCRVATVQVGDTIYTRSIAHLYPLEIEDGEEQCKQTSHEESVEESVQVPDVPHPTRRDDVMKESTNDVLKTSEQKSYQLTKLNESEEIPSDSALLEPASSQLHEPEPKSIPEPDPLAVRHDVLREH, from the exons atGCATCCAAAAGGACCGAAGAAGGAACAAGTTACG GACAAGATGGACGAGATTCTCTTAATCAGACTTCGAATCACCAGTGAAAAAATTGGTGCTGAATTGGAAACAATACCCAGTACGGTTCGGTCAGAAAACATAGGACAGGCTCAGGTCGTCTATAACAGACTGCAAGCTGCAGTGAATAGGCTCAACgctaatttatcagaatactttcGTTTAGCTACAACTCCTGCATCAGATGAAATTTTCTTGATTAGTGGCCAACAGCTTTTAGCGGAAGAGACTTTAGCAGAACTCAAAGCGAAGATCGACCAAGATAGACCCAGGGTCTCAAC AGGATTCATCCCAAATGTCAAGTTACGGGGCGTACCAGAGTCTTATGTACTAGCGGATGATGGTTCTCTGAGCGGACAGGTGCAGATTCTAATCGGAAACGACTACTACTTTAACATCATTTATGAAACTAAGATACAACTAGATAGTAACTTGTTTCTAGTGGATTCTGCCCTTGGATGGATAGTCAGTGGCAAGACGGAACCACAGCTTGAAGAGGAATCATATGTAGTGACTTATGCTCAGACTTGTATTGAAATGAAGCTTCATCAACCAGATTCACCTCTTTGTGAGGGAGACATTAAAAACCTTTGGGAATTGGAATGTATAGGAATTTGTGATTCACCTAAAGCAACAAGAGAAGAAGAAgctattaaaaattttaatgaaactacagtaaaaattaacaatagaTACACGGTAAGCTGGCCATGGATAACTTATCCGCCTGACTTACCTAATAACTTTGGAATCGACTTTGGGCGTCTGTCAAGTTTATTGAAGCGTATGGATCAAGAAACCTTAATGTCATACGACGATACGTTTAAACAACAGAAAATAGTAAGACAAGTCTTATGGACCGATAGTCAGATTGTCATCGAATGGTGTAAGTCTAACAAGCTACTTCCTCCCTTCGTTGCCAGACGAGTAGAAGAAATCAAGACAAACAAAGACCTGGAGATAAGATATGTACCATCAAGCTTGAACCCAACAGATGTAGGCACAAGACCCCTTCGTGCAGAGGAGGATAAGGAGAAATGGCTGAATGGTCCGCAGTTTATAACAGAAGATCCACAGAAATGGCCAACCACATCCGGCAGTGAGCCAACCAGTTCTCTTCTGACAGGGGAGGGTCTTGGGTTCCAAGAAGACATAGAGATGGTCGATAAAGAAGATCCAGTTGTTAATGTCAATCCGATGGAAACGGAGGAAATCATAACAGCAAATGAGATGATAGGAAATAACCAGTCAACAGATGACAAGCttcataaattaaaagaaattcaAGCTAAATATTTTCCTCTAGAAGTAGAAGGAAAAGAAACCAATCTAAGTCGAAACTTAGGAGTATCAAAGGACATTGATGACTTATTGAGATGCAAAGGTCGTATGAAAAACGCAAACTGGTCATTCGACAAACGATACCCTATACTCATACCAAAAGAGTCAGATTTCACCAAGGAAATAATAATGAAAACTCATCAAGAGAACAAACATGTAGGTGTCAGCCACACGCTTGATAAAATAAGAGAAACGTATTGGATTCCTCAAGGAAGAAGTAAAGTCCAACGGATATTAAAGGGATGCCCTGAATGTATGAAACATGATGGAGGGCCTTATAGACTACCAGAAACCCCTGCTCTTCCTAAAGAGAGAGTCAATTACAGCTCTCCTTTTACGTACGTTGGAACAGACTACCTGGGACCACTTCTAGTTAACAACGGGAATGGCAGTTGTAAAAGATGGATTAGCCTTTATACATGTTTAGCGGTAAGAGCCATTCACCTAGAAGTGGTAAAGGATCTAACAGCGGAAGAAGGTCTTCTGGCCTTAAAAAGGATGATATCAGCGAGAGGCGTGCCTACCTTAATTACATCTGACAATGCAGCCCATTACAAGTTACTTTCTGAAATTCTTCAAGACCCATATTGCATAGAAAAAGAAATTAAATGGAAATTCATACCGCAACTAGCCCCATGGCATGGAGGATTTTACGAAAGGTTGATTGGCTTAACCAAGAATTGTATGAAGAAAACCTTACAAAAACACTTATTGAATGACAGCCAGCTGGCAACAACAGTTAAGGAAATAGAAGCAGTACTTAACACAAGACCTTTAACCTACGTGGATTCAGAACCTGACCACGTATTAAAACCCTCAGACTTTCTTACCATGGGAAAATGTATCGTAATGGAAACGTCGAGCATGGATCCTAGTACGTCACACGGGACAGTAACCAAAGACAATCTAATTAAAGGTTGGAAGAAAGCGCTCATCATTCTACGAGAAATCAAAGAGATGTTTGAGAATAGGTATCTCCTAAATTTGAGAGAAAGATACTCCCATCATCCTAAGGAGCCTAGAGTGACTTCAAAATTAACGCCAAAAATAGGACAGATAGTGCAAATAAAAGGCGACACGAAGAATAGGATCAATTGGAAAGTTGGGAAAATAGTATCTTTAAAGGAAGGCGCCGATGGTTTATGTAGAGTAGCCACGGTCCAAGTAGGAGATACAATATATACAAGATCTATCGCGCATCTCTACCCGTTAGAGATCGAAGATGGAGAGGAACAGTGTAAACAAACGTCACACGAAGAAAGCGTAGAAGAATCTGTACAGGTTCCTGATGTCCCACATCCTACAAGAAGGGACGACGTGATGAAAGAATCCACTAACGACGTTCTCAAGACTTCTGAGCAGAAATCTTATCAATTAACAAAATTAAACGAGTCAGAAGAAATACCGTCTGATTCAGCCTTATTAGAGCCTGCATCTAGTCAGTTACACGAGCCTGAGCCTAAGTCCATACCCGAACCAGACCCACTCGCAGTCAGACATGACGTTCTGCGAGAACACTGA
- the LOC125236139 gene encoding uncharacterized protein K02A2.6-like has translation MEELKQQMEAQMALIQQLQTQLAAQTSASSASSQTISFLPGMTTPPPQPFTFKATDWENWIIRFEQYRETTRLKMLPSETQVNSLLYIMGAQANNVITSMKLSESDMKSYDIVKAKFESYYSARKTKMYSRARFNQRIQNENECIDDFITDLHNIAKKCEFGTLEEELIRDRIVAGMRDTELSKALQNLEEEPKLETVINRVRHAEIVEANRATLNPTTQTPEVNFINKRVSAKKPIKQTGTSESCRKCGRTPKHKFADCEAANSTCKGCGLKGHWLVVCKKKKEGKKEYKTVNEVTEEDFFFGSIETSEKIIDSVNSAPRAARSKPKYATIFVNSQKVKFKVDTGASETVISPELRIKLQLPQPIVIEEKLLGPCKITLPSRGVCRNIKLTWQGKSMLTDVYVLADQHTPLLGLTECDNFGIVKWHSKIEIMQISNQILPEEEFQELFTGLGVMKGQYCIKLKENAKPYAVTTPRHISIPIRPKVEKALQNLQDIGVIEPITHPTEWCAPMVPVPDKNDNTSVRVTVDYTELNKSVMREYHPLPTVEECLAQLAGSKYFSKIDAVKSYFQVELTEDSKDLTTFITPFGRYRFNRMPMGMNSSSEIFQRKMATILAGVKGCINHVDDTLIHGKTVQEHDENLKQVLKALQRGGVTLNKKKCIFRTNECTFLGYKVTNNGIQPLQDKVKAINKLPIPEDLTALRSFMGAVNQHLRFLPNIADVTKPLRDLLKKDSSREWNAEHTKAFQEIKKLLTTAPQLAHYDPNLETRVSADASQYGMGAVIEQKHGDVWKPVHFWSSAFTPTQQRYAMIEKEACATTMACERFKLYLQGLPTFTLRSDHKPLLAILGSKPIADLPTRLQRFRMRMTPFNYKIEHVPGKYMYTADMLSRAPLPTEEEDKDILERSDKLDETTFLSIHKELPFSDDRLKKIKEAQQEDEICKKLYTYIMHGWPNYKNIEEEIKPFWKHKEDLVLTNKLITCGLKIYIPTTLRETIIEKLHTGHVTAIKSQMRAKQAVWWPTWEHDITLWSNKCEFCAKMTTQRPEPLIPGDVPKYPFEIIAADLCTYKGKEYLVVRDVLSNYPEIVSLTSTTSMAIINHLKCIMARHGIPRILRSDNGPQFASKQFKQFARDWEFTHTTSSPHFPQSNGAAEIGIKIFKTIFDKNPEDPLLGLLHYRTTPNKLGVAPSQIAMSRLLNTNIPTTSSALKPKTQDIEHIREQLLKRREKAKENYDRRHRAKELPELETGKRVFLPSEQIYGTVTGKREEPRSYNILTEKGSEMRKNRKAIIELPDQTNGLKKQSSTPALTPSLPYLSSSPSQEPVICIIPEDCNQPNTTTDQTETMNHSPPTEIQRRTSSPVMRPKTPSAEISVSSPIQEPNSETVYGSPQSTPVNTPESSSYLSLTSSETSPEKEIITTRSGRHNSAKTSMEGIASGVDESTSQVVPGSSQDSQDTPIIHETEAAKKPVERQRTARIQPEVFNSDQRFSPIIGASKESIVAFSNKKSRRPKWYIPDNQLDYQDSNSPYIENVPEILPEDATPCGYGARLNS, from the exons ATGGAAGAGCTAAAGCAGCAAATGGAAGCGCAAATGGCGCTGATACAGCAGTTACAAACCCAACTAGCGGCACAAACTTCTGCATCATCAGCATCAAGCCAAACAATAAGTTTCCTGCCCGGCATGACCACGCCGCCGCCACAACCTTTCACCTTTAAAGCTACCGACTGGGAAAATTGGATCATCCGTTTTGAACAATATCGTGAAACAACTCGTTTGAAGATGCTACCAAGCGAGACACAGGTAAACTCATTACTATACATCATGGGTGCTCAAGCCAATAACGTCATCACTTCGATGAAACTGAGCGAAAGCGACATGAAATCTTACGATATCGTCAAAGCCAAATTTGAATCCTACTACTCAGCCCGAAAAACTAAAATGTATAGTAGAGCAAGATTCAACCAACGCATTCAAAATGAAAACGAATGTATAGACGACTTCATAACAGACTTACATaatatagcaaaaaaatgtGAGTTTGGAACACTCGAAGAGGAACTTATACGCGATCGTATCGTCGCCGGCATGAGGGACACGGAGCTCTCGAAGGCTCTTCAAAACCTTGAAGAAGAACCAAAGCTGGAAACTGTAATCAACAGAGTCAGACATGCGGAGATCGTAGAAGCCAATAGAGCTACACTTAACCCAACAACACAGACCCCAGAAGTAAATTTCATTAATAAAAGGGTGAGTGCTAAAAAGCCTATAAAACAAACGGGAACCTCTGAATCCTGCAGAAAATGTGGACGAACACCGAAGCACAAATTCGCAGACTGCGAAGCTGCTAATTCGACCTGCAAAGGCTGTGGACTAAAGGGACACTGGCTGGTTGTAtgcaaaaagaaaaaagaagGCAAGAAAGAATATAAAACTGTCAACGAAGTAACAGAAGAAGATTTTTTCTTTGGAAGCATAGAAACTTCAGAAAAGATCATCGACTCAGTAAATTCTGCACCACGAGCAGCCCGCTCCAAACCCAAATATGCCACTATATTTGTAAATAGCCAAAAAGTGAAATTTAAAGTTGATACAGGAGCATCAGAGACCGTCATAAGTCCTGAACTGCGTATTAAGCTACAACTGCCTCAGCCAATTGTAATAGAGGAAAAATTGTTAGGCCCTTGCAAAATAACACTCCCCTCAAGAGGTGTATGCCGCAACATTAAATTGACATGGCAGGGCAAAAGTATGCTCACAGATGTGTATGTGCTTGCCGACCAACACACACCATTACTAGGTCTTACAGAGTGTGACAATTTTGGCATTGTGAAATGGCATTCTAAAATCGAAATTATGCAAATATCCAACCAGATACTACCTGAAGAGGAATTCCAAGAACTCTTTACTGGACTAGGTGTCATGAAAGGCCAATACTGCAtaaaattgaaagaaaacgcCAAACCATATGCTGTTACTACTCCACGGCATATCTCCATACCAATAAGACCAAAAGTAGAAAAAGCACTGCAAAACCTTCAAGACATAGGAGTAATCGAACCTATAACTCATCCAACAGAATGGTGCGCTCCAATGGTACCTGTCCCGGACAAAAATGACAACACCAGTGTACGTGTTACAGTCGACTATACAGAACTGAATAAAAGCGTCATGAGGGAATACCATCCTTTGCCAACCGTGGAAGAGTGTCTTGCACAACTTGCTGGATCCAAATACTTTTCAAAAATAGATGCTGTAAAAAGTTATTTCCAAGTTGAACTTACTGAAGATTCTAAAGATCTAACTactttcatcaccccctttggAAGATATAGATTCAATAGAATGCCAATGGGCATGAATTCATCAAGTGAGATTTTTCAACGAAAAATGGCAACAATACTAGCAGGAGTCAAAGGTTGTATAAATCATGTAGATGACACCTTAATACATGGGAAAACTGTACAAGAACATGATGAAAACCTCAAGCAAGTCCTTAAAGCCTTACAGAGAGGAGGAGTAaccttaaacaaaaaaaaatgtatattcaGAACTAACGAATGCACATTCCTGGGTTATAAAGTAACAAATAACGGAATACAACCCCTACAGGATAAagtaaaagcaataaataaacTTCCAATACCTGAAGACTTAACTGCATTAAGAAGCTTCATGGGAGCCGTAAATCAACATCTCAGATTCCTACCAAACATAGCAGATGTGACAAAACCTCTTCGTGACCTGCTAAAAAAGGATTCCTCGAGAGAATGGAATGCAGAACACACTAAGGCATTTCAAGAAATCAAAAAGTTGTTAACTACAGCCCCTCAGTTAGCACACTATGACCCAAACTTAGAAACCAGAGTCTCGGCAGATGCATCACAATATGGAATGGGTGCCGTGATTGAACAAAAACATGGAGATGTTTGGAAACCAGTTCACTTTTGGTCATCCGCATTCACACCTACTCAGCAGAGGTATGCAATGATTGAAAAGGAGGCATGTGCAACAACTATGGCATGCGAACGCTTCAAACTCTACCTACAAGGTTTACCAACATTCACTCTGAGATCTGACCACAAACCCCTACTTGCCATATTAGGATCAAAACCTATAGCAGACCTGCCTACAAGACTTCAAAGGTTCAGAATGAGAATGACTCCATTCAACTATAAAATAGAACATGTCCCAGGAAAATACATGTACACAGCTGATATGCTATCTAGAGCCCCACTTCCAACTGAAGAAGAAGACAAAGACATCCTTGAGAGAAGTGATAAGCTTGACGAGACAACATTCCTGAGCATTCACAAAGAATTGCCTTTCTCTGATGATcgtcttaaaaaaataaaagaagctCAACAAGAAGATGAAATATGCAAGaaactatatacatatataatgcaTGGATGgcctaattataaaaatattgaagaaGAAATAAAGCCATTTTGGAAACATAAAGAAGACCTTGTTCTGACCAATAAATTAATTACATGTggattaaaaatatacatacctacaacaCTAAGAGAAACTATAATTGAAAAGCTCCACACTGGACACGTCACTGCTATCAAGAGCCAAATGCGAGCCAAACAAGCAGTATGGTGGCCTACATGGGAACATGACATCACCCTATGGTCAAACAAATGTGAGTTCTGTGCTAAAATGACCACACAAAGGCCCGAACCTCTCATACCAGGAGATGTACCTAAATACCCATTTGAAATAATAGCAGCTGATCTATGTACTTACAAAGGAAAAGAATACCTTGTCGTAAGGGATGTACTGTCAAACTACCCTGAAATAGTATCACTAACATCTACTACTTCTATGGCAATAATCAACCACCTAAAGTGCATTATGGCCAGACATGGTATACCCCGCATCTTAAGATCTGACAATGGCCCTCAATTTGCTTCAAAACAATTCAAGCAATTTGCAAGAGACTGGGAATTTACACATACCACCTCTAGCCCTCATTTTCCCCAGAGCAACGGAGCCGCGGAAATAGGAATAAAGATTTTTAAGACTATATTTGATAAAAATCCAGAAGATCCTCTACTTGGACTACTTCATTACAGGACAACACCCAATAAACTAGGAGTTGCTCCATCACAAATTGCTATGTCTAGACTTCTGAATACAAACATACCAACAACATCTTCAGCACTGAAACCAAAAACACAAGATATAGAGCACATAAGAGAACAATTACTGAAAAGAAGAGAAAAAGCTAAAGAAAACTATGACAGAAGGCATAGAGCCAAAGAACTACCTGAATTAGAAACTGGGAAAAGAGTATTCCTACCAAGTGAACAAATATATGGAACAGTCACTGGAAAAAGAGAAGAACCTCGAAGCTACAACATATTGACAGAAAAAGGAAGTGAAATGAggaaaaataggaaagcaatcaTTGAACTACCTGATCAGACTAATGGTTTAAAGAAACAGAGCTCTACCCCTGCTCTCACACCATCTCTGCCATACTTGTCTTCATCACCAAGTCAAGAGCCCGTCATATGTATCATTCCAGAAGACTGCAATCAACCAAATACAACTACAGACCAAACAGAGACTATGAACCACTCGCCACCGACAGAAATACAACGTCGAACATCATCACCTGTAATGAGACCAAAAACACCATCAGCGGAGATCTCAGTAAGCAGTCCCATACAAGAGCCCAACTCTGAAACTGTTTATGGATCACCACAATCAACTCCTGTCAATACCCCAGAGTCATCATCATATTTGTCACTCACAAGTTCAGAGACCTCACCAGAAAAGGAAATCATTACCACCAGATCGGGACGGCAT AACTCAGCGAAGACTTCGATGGAAGGGATCGCTTCAGGTGTCGATGAGTCTACCAGCCAGGTAGTTCCAGGTTCTAGCCAAGATTCTCAAGATACTCCCATTATACATGAAACAGAAGCTGCTAAGAAACCTGT CGAGCGACAAAGGACAGCCAGAATCCAGCCCGAGGTCTTCAACAGTGACCAGCGATTCAGTCCCATCATCGGCGCGTCGAAAG AAAGCATCGTTGCTTTCTCGAACAAGAAGTCACGGAGACCGAAATGGTACATTCCGGACAACCAACTCGATTACCAGGACTCGAATTCTCCATACATCGAGAATGTTCCGGAGATCTTACCTGAAGACGCAACACCTTGCGGGTACGGCGCCAGGCTCAACTCCTGA
- the LOC125235718 gene encoding uncharacterized protein LOC125235718 — protein sequence MSQNSRFANREYDGPLGNQRYEAQWESLAALLREHGPDKPVKAWKVTWRDMCRKARRSNAAVNRARNVTGNVMNIPDITEEEALVLDAIGKDTSEGVGPEESTIDNISFFYNG from the exons ATGTCGCAGAACTCCCGCTTCGCGAATCGGGAGTACGACGGTCCACTGGGAAACCAGCGGTACGAGGCGCAGTGGGAGAGCCTCGCCGCCTTATTAAGAGAGCACGGGCCGGACAAACCTGTGAAGGCGTGGAAAGTG ACATGGCGTGACATGTGTCGCAAAGCAAGGCGAAGCAACGCTGCAGTCAATCGAGCAAGAAATGTAACTGGGAATGTTATGAACATCCCTGATATCACCGAGGAAGAGGCGCTCGTTCTGGACGCTATTGGAAAGGACACCTCAGAAGGAGTGGGTCCCGAGGAGTccacaattgacaacatttcatttttttacaatggCTAA